A section of the Candidatus Methylomirabilis sp. genome encodes:
- a CDS encoding shikimate dehydrogenase, which produces MGITGTTRLCFVLGHPVAHSLSPAMHNAGFAALGLPFVYLPWAVPPEGLAAAAAAFRAMENFAGANVTVPHKERIRGFLDALSPEAEAVGAANTIVPRDGRLVGHNTDGGGFISSLREEKGVDPRGARVLLIGAGGGAKGVAYALAAHGAAEITVANRSAGRAEGLVGGLATQFPGCQFLALALQSPKLAEAVRSADVLINATSVGLIPGEALPLDLEGLRPKTLVCDVIYRPPETALLRAARERGCRVLNGLGMLLHQGAAAFQLFTGEAPPLDAMRAGLARGLAGS; this is translated from the coding sequence ATGGGGATCACGGGGACGACGCGGCTCTGCTTCGTCCTGGGGCACCCCGTCGCCCACTCCCTGTCCCCCGCCATGCACAATGCCGGTTTCGCCGCCCTGGGCCTCCCCTTCGTCTACCTGCCCTGGGCGGTCCCGCCAGAGGGGCTGGCCGCGGCCGCGGCGGCCTTCCGGGCGATGGAAAACTTCGCGGGGGCCAATGTGACCGTTCCCCACAAGGAGCGGATCCGTGGCTTCCTGGACGCCCTGTCGCCCGAGGCCGAAGCCGTCGGAGCGGCCAACACTATCGTCCCCCGCGACGGCCGCCTGGTCGGGCACAACACGGACGGGGGGGGCTTTATCTCCTCCCTGCGGGAAGAGAAGGGCGTGGACCCGCGCGGCGCCCGGGTGCTCCTGATCGGGGCAGGGGGCGGGGCGAAAGGTGTCGCCTACGCGCTCGCGGCCCACGGAGCGGCAGAGATCACGGTCGCCAACCGGTCTGCGGGCCGGGCCGAAGGCCTGGTTGGAGGTCTGGCCACGCAGTTTCCCGGGTGTCAATTTTTGGCACTCGCCTTGCAATCCCCCAAGCTGGCTGAGGCCGTCAGATCGGCAGATGTCCTGATTAACGCCACATCGGTCGGCCTCATCCCGGGCGAGGCCCTCCCCTTGGATCTGGAGGGGTTGAGGCCCAAGACCCTCGTCTGTGACGTAATCTACCGGCCCCCCGAGACTGCCCTCTTGCGGGCCGCGCGGGAACGGGGGTGCCGGGTGCTGAACGGGCTCGGCATGCTCCTGCACCAGGGGGCCGCCGCGTTCCAGCTCTTTACGGGGGAGGCGCCCCCCCTGGACGCCATGCGCGCAGGCCTCGCGCGGGGCCTCGCCGGCTCTTGA